In Danaus plexippus chromosome 6, MEX_DaPlex, whole genome shotgun sequence, a single window of DNA contains:
- the LOC116779217 gene encoding galanin receptor type 3: protein MYNNITEEISVERAQAHVVVLLTLYVLVSIFGIIGNVSLMAALASSGASRLRTPQLLSACAADLLVCAASAPLAATRAARLHHLPCHVSHYIESFPVAASTFSFVAIAADRCCAVRRGRGSLCSRPYIAITFVWIAALLLGAMTVLATCLSWPPLAAVHAVITYCIPVVAVTRCHWAVRVKLTALSLTARAAHGELPLPVPLMRRPTHVIIVAGVGPRERRDAVDVGDIRAKKLQPSLLGPQPQTSTLRSRRRLGNVLLAIAAIFAACWCPYAAIVIFSAFGFNTPIVLAQYALLCGYAHSALNAAAYWVLNRHALTAACNAWRIPQLRVREERPSSTNEAALGAFHPRLARPAPSPRPPPSSFLY from the exons ATGTACAATAACATTACGGAGGAGATATCTGTGGAGCGTGCGCAAGCGCATGTAGTTGTACTTCTGACTCTATATGTTCTTGTCTCTATATTCGGTATTATTG gtAATGTAAGTTTAATGGCTGCCCTGGCATCTTCAGGAGCATCTCGTCTTCGTACTCCACAGTTGTTGAGTGCCTGTGCAGCTGACCTTCTCGTGTGTGCTGCCAGTGCTCCGCTAGCTGCCACTAGAGCAGCCAGATTACATCATTTACCATGTCATGTCTCCCACTATATTGAg tcgTTTCCTGTTGCTGCCAGTACTTTCTCCTTTGTAGCAATAGCTGCGGATCGTTGTTGTGCCGTGCGACGTGGACGTGGCTCCTTATGCTCCAGACCGTACATTGCGATAACCTTTGTATGGATTGCAGCTTTGTTACTTG gTGCAATGACAGTCCTAGCGACTTGTTTATCGTGGCCACCATTGGCAGCGGTACATGCGGTTATCACTTATTGCATTCCTGTGGTGGCAGTCACTAGATGTCACTGGGCTGTTCGAGTTAAACTCACTGCTTTATCACTTACTGCAAGAGCTGCTCATGGAGAGTTACCATTACCAGTTCCTCTAATGCGTCGACCAACCCACGTCATAATAGTAGCTGGAGTTGGCCCTCGAGAACGCCGAGACGCCGTAGATGTGGGAGATATTAGAGCCAAGAAACTTCAGCCAAGTCTTTTAGGGCCTCAACCGCAGACATCGACATTACGGTCACGAAGACGACTTGGCAACGTACTTCTTGCAATTGCTGCAATATTTGCAGCTTGTTGGTGTCCCTATGCAGCGATAGTTATCTTTAGCGCCTTTGGTTTTAATACCCCAATAGTGTTAGCTCAGTACGCGCTGCTGTGTGGCTATGCGCATTCAGCGTTAAACGCAGCGGCCTACTGGGTGTTGAACAGACATGCATTGACTGCTGCATGCAATGCATGGCGCATTCCGCAGCTCAGAGTTCGTGAGGAGAGACCTTCCTCAACAAACGAAGCAGCGCTGGGAGCGTTTCACCCACGCCTGGCTCGACCTGCACCATCTCCTCGTCCCCCTCCTTCTAGCTTTCTATATTGA